The Musa acuminata AAA Group cultivar baxijiao chromosome BXJ3-6, Cavendish_Baxijiao_AAA, whole genome shotgun sequence region tatttttaaaaattatattgatatctctATACGTccgaaattaaaatattaaaattctcATACAGAGTtaaaaattagatattttattgaaataatggggttaaatattttatttttataaatatagggatcataatataatttttaaaagtataggAGTCGTAATATTAAATATAGTTAATTATAAgaattaatttataattaaccctcAGATTACAAAGCAATCGTCGTCTCCATGGCCAAGACCTGCCATCATACTCCATGGATGCTAGTGGCAGCGGTGCATCGGAGGTGAGCCCAGGCCCGTCGACTCTGGTGTCAAGCTTCTTAGCCATGGGAATCCGAGTGCTGCTCCTTCACTCACCTGCTTGTGGGTGCGATTTATTCTCCGGCTGTAGTTTTGAGTATGCCTGCAAAATTCTTAGCTACATCTACAAGCAGACATACTGCTGATTGAACTCAAATATTCAAAATCCTTCGAGGAAGAGCAGTATGCCTGCAAAAAATTTCCATCAAAACTTGTGAATCAATCTCCACATGAATAAATCTGTTTCCTTTCCTTGTTGGATTGCAGTTTTGAGTTCTTCCAGAGTAGCTGCAACTTCACAATAAAGCCTACCCTCCCATCCTATTTATGATCCCAGGAACCAGTTAAGCATGACCCACCCAAATTCAGGTTTTTCCCATCAAACTGGATACTGACATACCTCATTCCTTCCCTTCATTCAAATGGCTGTACAGAAGAACGTACATAAACCATGGTTTTGTATAATAAGGTAACTGTATAGCTTATTATTTTCTACATTTGTGCCATCTTTTGTAGCTCCTCTCCAGTTTTTGACAACCACagtggcttttttttttctttaattttccatattttttcttcttatgaTCACAATCTTTGCAAAGAAGGTTGGGTCACATTTGTCTTTGTGGCTTCACATTATTTGCAGAACTGTACCTTTTGGGACCTATTATTGAAAGCACTTTGTTTCAACAAGAACACATGTATTACAATGAGATCAACAGTTGGATCTTCTGTTGATACCTTTTCTTGTGCTTGTGATTTAGGCTTTTGTGGCGGCACTCTGTTTCCATTCTGCAGGTTTAAGTTATGGTAGTAATTGAATTCCAAGGTATGAATATTTTTCCAGCTAATGGTGACCGGCCAATGGTAAAGAGGCATATCTCACATCAGAATTCCAGATTATATTTAAGTATTAGTGGCAGTCCAGACCTCAAAGAAAGATCAATTATGTCATGATTcagaataataataattaacgTATTAACTTGTTGAATCTTAAGTCAGAGTTAGTAAGAACATACTCATCTCACTCTTAAAGTCTAATTCAATACTTTATCCATTTCTCATGTCTAATTCAATCCTTTTATCCATTTCTACCTGAAATTAAACTAGGGATATTATAATCTCCTCCTAAACAATTTTATATCCTTATGAAAAACCTATTATAATCCGAATTGAATTTTAATATGGTGCACATGAGGCTTAGCTTAGTAATGACTTCGCATTATGATGTATACTCTATCATCGTAATTCTTTTTTGTTCGAACATCTATTCATCTCAATATTATGTGATAGCTCACATATTAAAAACCTAAatattgatattaaatatttaaatctaaattaataataatatattcgtCAGACTCTATGATCCGAATCACTTTTAGCATCCAAGTTTGTATCACATATTACTAACAGCTATTGCAAAATTATTGTTTGATGCTGAAAGCTGCCAATCTAACAAACCAATGATTGGATTTCTTATATGAATTAGCAAGACCTTTACTGGAGCTAGATTTTGGGTGTGAAACAAAAGAAAGGaacattctttcttttttacgTATTACTGTGTCAAAAGAGAAGATTATACTTAACCAAAGGATTCCCTTAATATATTCTTGATggaatttttttcccttttggaTGGATGTCTCATCTCTTAATTTATGGTTCCTTCATCGAGTGAGGAAAACATTTCTTGTGTATATATGCTTGATAGATGCTTGCTGGGGAATATATAACAGGCCATATTATAACAGCTATTCTTACAGTTCTTCAAGGTTAGCTGAGCAGCTTTGACCTGTTCTTTCCAAAAGAGATCTGCAGCATTTCTCAAGGCCAGTGTGAAGGAGGACCCAATCATGTGCTTTTCTTGGTTTCAGAGCCTTGAATTGGAATGCTTCGACTGTTTATGCCGCATTGCCtgttctgagacttcattttaggCTACTGCGGGAATCAAATATGgtcgagaaagaaaaagaagcatggaGAAAAGTTCTTTTACAAATCAACAGTCACCAAAGAGGAGGGAATTGGGAGTCCATGTGCAAAAGGAAAAGACCAGGAAAAAAGAAAGCAGCTTGCTTGCCAACCTACCTTTCTGCATCATCAGGCCTTGTTTATATCTTTTGCTGGTTGACATTGTCAACAAGGCAAAATCCATGCCACAGCCTTGAGCAGGAGGTGACTGTGCATAAAATAGTGAAACAGGGACTTGATTTTGCTTGGTATAAGATTCTCTTCATATTTCATGTACATATTTGAAGGTGTGGGGAATCCTTGAACaccataaagagagagagagagagttctactTCTTGTGCACTACTGTTGGTGACCAGTAGTAACAAAGTGACTTTTCTGATATGTTCCCTGCTTGCTCTTATACTTGCTTGCCATGGCTCATTTCACTACTCTATTAATTGATATCTTTAGGAGGTAGGATGGTCCCCTCcttgaagatggatggatatgctCTCTACCTTATTAACACCCCTTCTAAAGTGGAAGGTTTTATTTTCTTGGAGGCTTTCAGGATAGCTGAGAGAGAAGGATAACACTATTTGGATTAGATCTGATACTGCCAGTCTCATTGGCATGCTTAATGGAGTTGCTGTAATCTTTTGGGCTCTCAAAGCTACCATTTTGGACATCAAATCTTTAGCTTATGAtgtctttatttatatttttttttctaaaagttCAAAACTTGTAGAAATGATTAGTGAATACATATATAAGATTGATAAAATTGGGAATTAGTCAGCAATATTAATAAAGGTTAAAAAAAACTTGTAGAAATTAGTACTGCAGACATATTCATTTATATTTTTAGCAAAAGACACAGAAAAATGAGtaaaaaatgatagaaaaaacacaCCATGATTAAAAGCTGTTTTGGGGGAAATTTCTTAAATGTCATAATCGATTAAGAAAAACTTCTTTAAAAATCATGAATAATTGGATTTACTAGTTATTGCTGCATTAGTTTAGGATTAGTAGGTGAAGTGACTAAATCTGAGGCAATATTTTAGAGCCATGCAATCTTCAAAACCTATCACAATGAATTGACCATATGATTGGCATGCACACAGAATTCTTAAAAGAAATGTTGCTATTGGTGGCAATTTCAAACACAAGATTCTAATAACTTAAGCTTTTGGGGATTAAGTGGTAACTCAAACTCATcatttatcatggtatcaaaagcTCATTGGAAATTGCCCATCATATATCCAAACTCTCTCATTGATTGACATGGTGGTGCATGCCATATGGGCATCACATGGATGGAAAAGCATCCTCAGTTCCTAACACATGAGTCCAAATACATGTACATCTTTTTTATAAACAAGTGCATAATGGCAGATTAAGTTATGGCATTTGATCCTATCCTCTTCCatgggctattaaatcaaaagacTGATGTTGTTGTCAAAGACAGACAGACAGGCATCATAATGATCCTAATTTAATTAAAATCCCCACTGTCCAACAATGGCACATTTCACTGCTTTCTATTTATTATTCTATCTACAATAGTTTAAAATTTCCCTTGTACATTTTTAAAGTCCATTCTTTTGGATCTGTATTTGCAGGAAGAGAAATTAGTAGGTAAAAAAGTTGATCATAAATGTGGAATGGAAGGTATGTCAACTGATATGGCATGGAATGAGTGTGTTGGTTGTTAATGGAGATAAGTGGTAGTAAAAAGTGTCTCCATGGATGGTCAAACTAATGCTCTTATTATGCATGATTGAAGTAACTAAAACACTCCCATGCACTTGATTTCTTTCCCTTCATAGGATTGAATATGATATGGCTATCATGACTTTATCTACCATAATAAATTGCATTTCTCTCTTACTTTTTGTACCTGCAATGAATAATTAGGAGGCTGCAACCTACCACCATCAAGAATGGTCttctatatttatatacatatatattacttAAATCATCTATAGAATTGGAGGTAGTTTGGACATCTGATCAATGATTGTCTATTTTGTATTGGACACTCATGCAATCTCATTGTGTCCTATCAAATTTATGTATAGGAAGAAAAAATAGCCCTCAAATGTTTTGAAACATCAATAATTGCTTGGAGCACAACTCTCCCAATAAAACCAAGCAGATCCACATAGTACAAAAATTAAGTCAACATCTACAACTTTTAGTCTTCACCCAGGAACAGCAGCAAGCTGACTACCTACTTGAAAGACATGCAGACAATTTTGACAAAGCACTAATCAATCTTGTTTCTGTTGACATAGAATGCTGAAGGAAAATATGGTGACCAGaaagataaacaaaaaaataaaaattcaatattagctaaataaatatatcattattaGCTTAAGTTAAAATATCTTAGTAAGTAATTCAAACTATAAGTTATGATGTATTACATTATGACAGCACTGCAGGAGAGTCAATATTATTTGAGTTTTTGATGAGGATATCAAATTTCTAAGTGGAGAGACTCTAATTATCCTGTAAATCGATTCAAGCTACGAGGGTAATTATCCTGCCAAGAACTACACATCCAAGCAAAAAACTAGAAAGAAAAAGTACATGAGCCCAACCTGCAACTTTTACGAGAACTAAAGCTGGAAGAGATGCCTCTAACAAAAGCAATCACACCGGAAAAGACAGCACCATCATTTGATGGTTGCCGGTACCTCAGCTGAACCCCACTCTCACTATTTTTCTTTCCTCACAAACACTTGCATCTCCAACCTGCGGGTCTCATCCCAACTCAACCCAATAGAATCATGGCTGCATGAGTCAGCAGCTACGAGTGAAAGAgggaaaagaggaggaagagttTGTCTCTCTACGCTTTCGGTGTGTCAGTCTTCTTTTTCACACCTTCCACTTCCCCTTCACACTTTTTCTCAcacacaaacaaatattttaagtGGAGACACACACTCCCTCTTTCTACTGACTCTGACTAAAAGTCATCCATGGACGGCCACACATGTTCCTTTCCCACCGTCTTGTCAAATGATGCCCATATACCCcccaatatataatatataatatgttcACTTCCCTTCAAACTTATtctcataaataataataatagtagttattattattattattattaggactAACACAAGATACACCAAACCATCATTGACCAAAAACAAAATAACAATTGATTGAATTTAAGTTGAGAATGCATATTTACCACAACTAAAATGGTGAAACCATCACTAAAATTCCCATTAAGTGGTCTTATCCTTATATAAAGGTCTATCctctaatataaaaaaaattaatatagtaagaaaaaaaaagaaagagtgagAAATAGGAaattaaaggaaaacagagaaATGCCACAGTATGCAAAGTTGTCGCAACGGCTACATGTTCTTTTGTAATAGATTTCGTACGGGCCGTTTTCCTTTATCCTCTCCCTCCTTTTTCCTCTCTTTATAAGATCCCGCTAATCTCGCAAGAAAAAGGAACCCTAGTGATCGAGGTCACGAATAGACACAGGAAAGCAGCTCCAGGATCTCACCTTTTGTGTTCTGACGGACCTTCCGTGCCCTCTCCGGTCTCATCTCCACCGGGTTCCTCCTCGGCTCGTCGTCGTTTGCCGATTTCTTGATCCGGGCCTTACGTGACCGCCGGTGGTCAGGCCGATGCCGGCGAAGCCGGGGCGGTGATGGGCTGCGTGGCGTCGAAGAAGACGGTCTCGGTGACCCCGGCATTGGACTCCTCAGGCGTTCTGAGGGACCACCGCGAGGGATCGGAGGCGGTCTCGGCTTCGTCGTCGCGGTGCCGCGCCGGGCAGGGATGCCGAGAGGAGGAGCAGGAGGGCGAGGCGGCTGGATGCACACAGGGGGATCCTGGGAAGGCCAGCGCAATTAGTGGCAGTTTACAGAGCCTTCGGCTGGGGAATTTTCATAAGTACATTGAGGGGGAGCAGGTCGCCGCCGGATGGCCCGCTTGGCTCAGCGCCGTCGCCGGGGAGGCTATTCAGGGTTGGGTGCCTTTGAAAGCCGACTCCTTTGAGAAGCTGGAGAAGGTAATATCAAGATCGTCATGACCTTCGATTGGTTCTTTGAACTCGTGCTCTCATTCTAGAGTGAAAATCATATACCTTGTCATGGCTTATTCTACCTCATCCATTCATGTGATTTGTTTCTTGATAAGATCGTGGCATATTGAACAAAGAAGTGATGTACCGATCCCTTTCCCGATCAAATGTGGCGTTCTTTGTTGCATATTCTCCTAGTCTGCTTCTGGTTTTGAAGTTTCACATGCGATCTATGAAAAAGCCTTTTTTTGGTTTATGCTCTATCTTATGAAGTTCAACATCTGAACAAATGCGGATGATTTCAATCATATCAATGATCCTCTTCTGGAATGCATGTGGTCAGCACTGGTCCTTATGCTGTTCTCAGATGACATTCTCCGACGCAGCTAATATCTTTCTCCTATTTCTTTGTCTATATTGCTTATATTCAACACAAGTCCAAGCACCTTTCGTTGCTGATTTGGTCTTGAATGAATATACTTTGTGCTCTCTTATAATTAGGCATAATTTGGATCCTTGCAATACTTATCTAATTCAGATTTAGCCATACTTATCCTAGTCTTTCATCTGCGCCCATTAATCATTTTTGTCACTCAGATGCTCATCTCATGTTCTTCAATCTTTCCATTAGTAATCTAACCAAGATTTATCTTTAATGGCCGAACTTACCAGAGCAGAGCAACATGGCTCTTTTCATATATAAGAGATCATTTGCCTCTTGAGACCAGTGCCTTTTTGTATGCTTTAGCATATGTTCTTAAACTGTTGTAGTAGGCTCTTGGAAGGGGCTGTTGTGATACCCTAAAGGCCCCATTATGGAAAATCATCAGAAGATGAACTTGTATCTAGGCTCATCCCTGTCCTACTACTAGCTAAATTTTGGGCCATGTTACAGGATCCATTTGTGTATGTTATTAGGCTAAATAGATTAGGGATCATTGTAAACAATACCGGAACACTTTTACTAGCCTATCTGTGTGGAATCATGCGTATGAGGATAAGAATCTTTTCAAATTATTCTCACATCAGAAGCTCATAGGAGGATTTGGAATATTTATGGTGGTGTTTTAACGAAGTTTTTAGGGACTTGAGCGGGGTATATCCGATATTGTGATTACCTTATAGCTCCTGTGGGAAatgtacttgtgattttgatggcATACTATCATTTTGAGTCCTATGAAAAAGCTTATATTACAACTGAGATGCCAACAAGTATCAAAAGTTTCTTCCTTTACAAGCAGGGGAAGGTTTTTTAAAGGCTGAAAAGGTAAAGAGACCAGTCAGGTCCAATAGGATAAAATGGAATACACCACCACAACTGAAGGAAGCTTCAGAGTGAATTGTAATATGATGATCAAGGAACCATCAAATCAGTATTATATACCCGAGATAGACACTTCACTCAATACTTAAGATCCTGCAATGACTAATATAATTGCATAAATATATATGAATACCTGATTGCAAATCTGTCATACAAAATAGAATATTAGTGCACTTATCAGTTCTTTCTTGCATGCAGTTGGTTCCTATATATTACACTGAATTTTCCTTCATTGATTGGGAAACAAGAATAAGCATCAGATGAAAATAGGTTGATTGGGGATAAAAAATGTTTCACTGAAAATAAACTTCATTTTTAACTTGTCTATCTTGTGTCCTTTTATATGTAACAAATGACCTGTGTTTTTGGGCCTATCTTTGAATAATCTCATGGCTATATTTTTCACTGAAGTTGGTGCTTACTTTTGCTTCATTTTCTGGCTAAATTTTGTTTGCTGTCTACTGCATGTCAAGATTGGACAAGGTACCTACAGCAGTGTGTTTAGAGCACAAGATCTTGACACGGGAAAGGCTGTTGCTTTAAAAAAGGTGCGGTTTGACAATTTTGAGCCAGAGAGTGTTAGGTTTATGGCAAGAGAAATATTGATACTACGGAGACTAGACCATCCAAATGTTGTGAAACTCGAAGGACTGATAACTTCTCGGCTCTCATGTAGTCTATATCTTGTATTTGAGTACATGGAACATGATCTTGCTGGGCTGTCAGCTTGTCCTGACATTGAGTTCAGTGAAGCACAGGTTTGTCCATGTGATAATTTAGCCATAAAAGCTTTTTGTTTATCTCTCTCGTTATAGTCAATTGGACTGAGATGCATATTGCAATTGATTGTCTGTTGATGAATTGTAGGTTAAGTGCTACATGCAGCAACTGCTATCTGGACTTGAACATTGCCATTTACGTGGTGTAATACATCGTGACATCAAGGGTGCAAATCTTCTAGTAAATAATGATGGAGTTCTCAAAATGGCTGATTTTGGTCTGGCAAATTTCTGCAGTACCAAACATAAACAACCACTGACTAGCCGTGTTGTGACACTATGGTATCGTCCTCCTGAGCTACTGTTGGGTTCAACTAACTATGAAGTGAGTGTGGATTTGTGGAGTGTTGGTTGCGTATTTGCAGAAATGTTTCTTGGGAAACCAATTCTGCAAGGAAGAACTGAGGTAATCATGTGACTCACTTGCCATTAAAATATCATGGCAGTTATCTTTTTTGAGTAGAACCATGAATATGTCATGATTCAGTAGTTCTCGTTGATGACATGGGAccctttttttccctctttttatCAGGTTGAACAATTACATAAAATATTCAAGCTTTGTGGTTCCCCTCCAGATGAGTACTGGAAGAAGTCCAAGTTGCCCCATGCTACAATATTCAAACCTCATCATCCTTATGAGAGTTGTCTTCAGGATATGTTCAAGAATCTGCCAGCAACAGCTATCAATTTGTTAGAAACTTTTCTGTCTGTTGAGCCTTACAAGCGTGGCACTGCTTCATCTGCTCTTGCATCTGAGGTGCATATATTATGTTAAATGCTTTCACATGAGTTGTCCTGATTCGTACATAGTGTCAGCATGCCATTTTAGTGTCTTGCTATATTAGTCAAACTTTGTGTTTTTTCTTAATTTGCTACTCTTCCACAATGATAACATTTTTATCGAATTCTTTTTCATGTCAGATTTATTTTCCCATTAATAGATTTCTTCCTCAAATTTTAATCATACTAAATAACTAAAACTTAAAGCCATATACAAATTGAAGGGAAATATTTTTTGAAGAAAATTCATTACTCTAAGCTGGCTAACATTGAAGTCAGTACCATTCAGATAGCTTAAACATTCCCACACACTCTGTGATATTTTTTAGCCATTCTTGTTGCTATTTTTTTCATATACGTATAACTAAACAACCTTGTTCTAATCTGCCAAACCACAACATTGCCATGGTTGAATTTACTTTGTGAGTTAGTGAGTCCTACATGGCTACTTCAGTACAGAAAGTTAATATCATATGCAAATTATTGAGGATATTAATGGTAATTAGATTTTTCAACAGATAAATCAAGAAATATCCTATGATACTAGGAATCATATGCAAACATGACCAAGGTCCAAGAAGTTTCAACAATCGAATCAAATACAGTTAGAGAGCTCAGCTTCATGTGAATATTGGTTGTGTCCATGTAGTCCTACCATTAAATTAAACGAGAATATAAAATTCCTTCCTCCTTATTGTACCACCGGATCCAATTGTCCAAGAAATTCATCTCCTCTCCAAGTTAATGATTCATAAACAACACAAAAGGAGGATTTATATTACAGTGCAGAGTCTCAAGCTAAGATAGTAGAAATACAGGAAAAATAGATTGCATTGTTTTGCATCATATTGCTACCAAATTTCCTAAAGAAGTTAGTGTACCTTGAGGATGTATAGAGTTGTGCAGATGATACATAAACATCTGTTTCTTTTGTATAAGATGATTATTGATCATGTTTACTACTAGGCTAGTGATCTTGTAGATTATATGACCAACTGAGCCTTAAGATGTCACAAGGATTTCTTTTCTGGGTGACCAAAGAATCAAGATAGCTCATTGTATCTCTGTGGGCAGTATTTTGCTAGAATGATATTAGCCTTTTGCAGCACCTTTttgtcaaaaagagaaaaaagaatttaTTAAAGAAGTTATTAACTTATCTTCTTCAATTAATATGTTAACTGAATACTCATCAGATTAGGTCATTTCCATCTAAAAATATCGATGATACTGATTACTGCTTCTTgtgttgtaatttgcattatttcCCTTTTTTTCTTCTAGATCTCTATCTTATCTGTTCTTCTAATTTTAATGATCGTTCTTATTCTGTTTCCTCCATATGCTTTCAGTATTTCAGAACAAAGCCTTATGCCTGTGAGCCTTCAAGTTTGCCAAAATATCCACCTAATAAAGAGATCGATGCAAAGAGTCGTGAGGAGTCACACAGGTAATCTTAATTAGCTACTTACATCAGACATCATATCCTGAATcataattaacataattaatATTGTCAAATTTCCACCAAGGACTTAACGAGGCTGCTGTCTTGTTGGCTGCCAGCTAGTGACAATTTCATCTAATTGTATGTGTTTATACCTTTTCTATGGTACCACATATCTCTCATTATTCACAGAATCTTGGTGATTAGATAAGTTGTTTAGAGAAGGCAACTCATGCTTCACTTCATCCAAAATCCCATTGGGTTCTTGCCTTGTTCCCTATCTTCATTGGTCATTGGGAGAGAGAACTAGGTAGAAAAGCAATCTCCTTCTATGTTCAGTTGGGCAACCACCACTGTTCTCCCAATTACCATTAGTTCATAAGGAAAATGGTAGCTATCAACAAAAAAGATGGCAGCTCTCTTTGTGTTTTGATTGCTAATCTTGTTTCTTGTGTTCTCTTCTTTACATATGGCAAATGATAGCCATCAATAACAAAGACAAGGTGTGGTTTTCTTCTTGTACTActactgctactactactactactactaaattTTCTTTAATTGTTTCCTTCTTTTTCCCAGTCCTTAATTTTCTTTGTCATGCGATTTGctaatctttaatttttttctcttcttttcattGTTATTGTTTATGTCTTTTCTTCATTATTCTCCACCGACAACTAGGTTTCTTATATCATGCTCTGTATCcctttctttgattttttttcttatgtatcTATTCTTCCATAGTTACTATGTTATATGCTCTTATATATCCTTTTCCTTGATTTACATATATCAAGGTTTCATATGTCGGCCAGAACGGTGCATACCAACTATTATTTATCAGTCCAACCAGTAACCAGTACTAGTCTATATAGCTTGGTACCAAttgatattatcttttaaatattttctcaatgatactaggtggtacaaGATGGTATACCATCCTATATCTCGGTACTGTATCAGTCTAACAAGGTGTATAAACTAGGATCTGACTGAAAATTTTAACCTTATTTAAtcttatggttattattttttgGACTGTACTCCTTGATGTTGAATGATTGTTGATCTTTTCTTATTATCTATAATCAAGATTGTTTTTGTTGTCAATTTGCTTTAATTTATCTGTTTTTGTTCAAACAAATGATGGTTCTGGAGCGATTTATATTTGTTAATCTGTTTTGGC contains the following coding sequences:
- the LOC135641275 gene encoding protein IMPAIRED IN BABA-INDUCED STERILITY 1-like isoform X1, translated to MGCVASKKTVSVTPALDSSGVLRDHREGSEAVSASSSRCRAGQGCREEEQEGEAAGCTQGDPGKASAISGSLQSLRLGNFHKYIEGEQVAAGWPAWLSAVAGEAIQGWVPLKADSFEKLEKIGQGTYSSVFRAQDLDTGKAVALKKVRFDNFEPESVRFMAREILILRRLDHPNVVKLEGLITSRLSCSLYLVFEYMEHDLAGLSACPDIEFSEAQVKCYMQQLLSGLEHCHLRGVIHRDIKGANLLVNNDGVLKMADFGLANFCSTKHKQPLTSRVVTLWYRPPELLLGSTNYEVSVDLWSVGCVFAEMFLGKPILQGRTEVEQLHKIFKLCGSPPDEYWKKSKLPHATIFKPHHPYESCLQDMFKNLPATAINLLETFLSVEPYKRGTASSALASEYFRTKPYACEPSSLPKYPPNKEIDAKSREESHRRRIERRRHGPEAISRQPGAYRASREPSNAPGKIAESQESQINRHGVTRSKVKQEHIRVNGEARLLSQEDAAFSGPLDVSASSGFAWAKRQREACAYDRSHSSSSSKSHVSGAVDPSNTVPDKAVLELGTHKNGDADETSAGSKGHDTYEQAKCKILKKWATLGRPDSFDSSDIHHSQDFSKVLFRGDPISAKRNFLGRQDEGDRVEFSGPLLSQSHKVDELLQKHERYIRQAVRRSWFQRVAGRRQRK
- the LOC135641275 gene encoding protein IMPAIRED IN BABA-INDUCED STERILITY 1-like isoform X2; this encodes MGCVASKKTVSVTPALDSSGVLRDHREGSEAVSASSSRCRAGQGCREEEQEGEAAGCTQGDPGKASAISGSLQSLRLGNFHKYIEGEQVAAGWPAWLSAVAGEAIQGWVPLKADSFEKLEKIGQGTYSSVFRAQDLDTGKAVALKKVRFDNFEPESVRFMAREILILRRLDHPNVVKLEGLITSRLSCSLYLVFEYMEHDLAGLSACPDIEFSEAQVKCYMQQLLSGLEHCHLRGVIHRDIKGANLLVNNDGVLKMADFGLANFCSTKHKQPLTSRVVTLWYRPPELLLGSTNYEVSVDLWSVGCVFAEMFLGKPILQGRTEVEQLHKIFKLCGSPPDEYWKKSKLPHATIFKPHHPYESCLQDMFKNLPATAINLLETFLSVEPYKRGTASSALASEYFRTKPYACEPSSLPKYPPNKEIDAKSREESHRRRIERRRHGPEAISRQPGAYRASREPSNAPGKIAESQESQINRHGVTRSKVKQEHIRVNGEARLLSQEDAAFSGPLDVSASSGFAWAKRQREACAYDRSHSSSSSKSHVSGAVDPSNTVPDKAVLELGTHKNGDADETSAGSKGHDTYEQAKCKILKKWATLGRPDSFDSSDIHHSQDFSKVLFRGDPISAKRNFLDEGDRVEFSGPLLSQSHKVDELLQKHERYIRQAVRRSWFQRVAGRRQRK